TACTGATCACCCCTCACCTCACCCTCCCCTATCCACCGATCAcgcaaaaactggaaaaaggCCTTTTGGTTTTCGGTTTGTCCGTTCtgggctgctgtagaaacatggtgggaAGCCAAGGATGGataacaaagagcagcagctgtcggTTACATTTATGCTCTCCATCTATGCTCTCAGCGACTAATGAAATCCGTCCCTATTCTACTAATGTCACCTCTAAGATGCATCATGTGGGAATCATGCTTGTACAAAATCTCATGGCAGTCTAACAGTCGAAGCACGGCTcgggaaaaaaagcagacaaaataCTCGACATGGTTTTCTTTCTCCACCTTAAGagacttttgttttgctgctgccGTGTCAGACCAAAAGCCCTGACTGTATCTTTCTGCTTCGTTGCAGTGCTTCCACGTGCCTTATTCTGCTCTCACCATGTTCCTGAGCACGgaccagagggagagagactcaGCCACTGCCTACAGTAAGGTCTTTTAATATGCAAAAAGCTGAATCCATCTTTTTGTCTCCagagttcagttttttttcttgcagcaGCAGTAAAGATTAACAGTGTGTGAATTACTCTGTAGTACTGGAACTGATAGCCGGATCTCTTTATTCCGTGTGTTTCCAGGAATGACAATGGAGGTGCTGGGGACACTTGTTGGCGCCGCCATCCAGGGCCAGATCGTGGCCAGCGCTCACACGCTGAAGCACTGCCCGCCTCACAACATGACTGCCGGTTACCTTGGCAACAGCAGCGGGGCAGAGATCGTCAAGAGCCTGGTGCGCTCCCAGGAATACCTGTCACACTCGGTAAGTGTCACCGAGCCAAAACCAGGAACCCAGGTGTGCTCAAAGTAGGCCGCAGAGTCGGGTTTGAAAATAACTTGGACCGTCGTCAGCGTTCTCGATGAACTTTGGGAGCCGCGGTGTGTGCACAGGGCGGTTGACTTTCGCTAAATATCCGAAGGGGCTGAAAAAAGCAGCGCCGAATGAAAAGGAGGATTGTTCGAAATTGGGTCCATATTTACAGACCGTCTGCATGTTCTGACATCCGAAATGGCTCCATGTTTTTAACCCATGGGATTGAAAGGAGACGCCACTGTTTGATATCTGAACCCGACATCCTGAGCCTGCTCCCCTCTCACGAccacaaaagtgtgtgtgtgggtgtgtgtgtgtgtgtgtgtgtgtgggggggggttccTCCCTCACATCAGGCTCCAAACTGTGGCCCCCACATTGAGGGGGTCTCTACAGTCTGCAAGTCATTAGGACCTATTTATATCTCACCCGGACCATTCGAAGGCACCCCAGATTCAATATGCTGGAAATATTAGTCTTTTCACTTCAAGGTGGCTGCAGCTTAGCTTCAAGTCGGAGGGAGAGAAACACGATAGGAGACATTCCCATCAACATTTCAGTTTGCTGAGCCGTGAATAAACGCGACTGCTGCCGTGAATCCAtcatgggagtttttttttttgtgaagatgAAACAAGCCAGAGTGCAAAATGTCCCTGCGTTTGGATTTTGGTCACACCGCAGCTATTTGGGCTTCAAATAGTTGCTTTTCCATTGGATTTTGGGTGAACCCAATCGGGGCAACCCACTCACAGTGGCAAAAACCCTCCGCAGCCACCCGCCAAATTCCTCCGTGGTCACTGGTAAAGGGTGGCACACCGTCTGGGCAAACCAGGTCTGCCCTCGGAAACAGGGAGTGTTTGATGTGCATAAATAATAATGGGCCGCTGGGCTGAACCGCATGGAAAAatagcaaacaaacagaggttGTTTAAGGCAGAGCAGTTCCTGTCGGGGTGCAATATTAAATGGTTAAAGGGCTGTATTTTGGGATGCAGATCAACTTGAGGTTTCTTCCTGTTTATGCTTACAGTGACATGTGCGCGGCAGAGTTGAGTACTGTCCACCACTGGGTAAAAAACCAACACCTACtgtgaggattttattttttccagagGGGACGTATAGCATGTTAAAGTGGAGCGCTTAAATCTTTTAGGCATTTGAGAACATTATGAATTAAAGATTGAGAAATGGCTCAGAATAGACCGGATTGTGCGAGCAGTGTAAGAAGATGGACTGATGTAGGCTAcgtgtttgttcttcttcttcttctctctctgcagaaggAGGTGTACATGATAGCTGCCGGCGTGATCGGAGGAGTGTTTCTCGTCTGCACCCTGGTGATGTTCCTCGGGGTCAAGGAGAGAGATGGTGAGTTTCTGTCTGGTGAGTCTGAGAATTTTGCTAATGTTGATTGacgacaaataaaaaaaaaaataaaatgaactgatgatttaaaatgtaaagcaaCACACGCCATTGTTTTAGTAGTTTAGGATGTGTCAGCAGTgatggtgggggaaaaaaaagacaaagagaggaagtggaaaTGACATGTGACACATGCGgatatttaccaaaataaaacaggaaacagtgaaatCAAAAACTAAACCAAGACAGTTGAATAATTCACACCGATCTGTCGATATGACGCACCTGCTTTGGTTCAGCTGGAAACCACTTTTCAGGTTCTGAACATTGGAAAATAAGGTGTGAAAACCGGATCAGAACCAGGTCAAGCCCGAAAGACCTACCCTGTCAAAACAGTCGTACAGTGACCTCTGATGAtgaccctgatgatgtcatcgggGTCGTCTCAGATTGGGCTTCATGCtaacaatttgttttgtttattggtCGGTATGCTAAAATAAGCTAGTCTCAGCCACTTAAACGcaacagtttgttgtgttttccccATTTTATAGCAAAataaaggtctttttttttttttttgggtttgaATTTGATTAAACAAGCAatagttttacagtttttcaacCTTTTTACGAGATTGGTGTTGCAATGAAGGAAATGGCAGAccattagctgcagccctaatGAGCTGTTCCACATTCAGGAACACATTTACGGGGTGAAACCAGTGTGGTTGGGAATTAAATAAATACTCTGTTGGGCAAGTGGTCTCAGATACATAGTACATAGCTGCAACGTAGCTCTATTTTGACTGTCTCAACCTAGCTatcaaataaagtcaaaaaGCCGAACAATTTAGCCTCAGAGTTTTCTGAGTAAGACCTCTGTGCAGACCTAGCTGTGCTGTCTACTGCAATGCAGGGGCAGTTCCAGGATTGCCAGTGAGCGAATCCATCGCCTTTCTCTTGCTGCATGTTACTCGATACGCTGCACGCTCATATTCTTATTCCACGTGTTACTGTTTCAGATCCGTACGCCCCAAGGACGGAGAAGCAGATCCCCTTCTATCAGGGCTTCATCCTGGTGATGAGACACGGGCCGTACCTCACTCTGACCGCCGCattcctcttcatcactgtcgCCATTCAGGTAAATGCAGATGTATTTATGAAGCACTTCTCAGACGTGACACCCGGCGTTACAGTAAACTGGAGCCTGGAATCCTGACAGTGCGGAAGAATTTGCTGGCGCTCAATGTTGATTTGATCAATGTAGAAGAGCACTTACTGAAAGCTCGGTGGTTTGGAGGCATGTTTTTTTGAGGTCCCAGGTCTTAAAGAGTGGCACCAGCTCAGCAGAGTCCCGCTGTTTGTCCGTCACATGTAGCTTTGACACCTCGGGTTTAAGCCGTTTGAATTATTGCAGACTTTCCAACTTTTTCGCATCGGATCTGTCTCTGTATATTTTTCGCCCCTCTCATCTCAGAGGAGGTGTCAGTTGTCACCCGTGCGAGGCCGAGGGGGGAATAAATCACTGCGAAACACCGTCAGCAGCTTCTCCAGTCGCTTCGTTTGGCACTCAGCGCAGCAGGCTGAGTGCCGAGCGACAGTGCTGAGTAGACAAGACCAGGCCGACCGTCTGAATGTTTGATCTCTGATTTCTGCAGCTGATACAGAGCAACTTCGTCCTCTTCTGCACTTACGCCGCCGACCTGAGGGATCACTTCCAGAATATTGTGCTGACCATCCTGGTGAGTAATGCTTTCATCACATCCCAGAGATATAACATACAGTTGCTCTGTATCGTTTCACTCCTGTGTTTGCattcttaatttatttttcaggaaCTATTTTTATCGCAGCTCTTTTCCCCCGTGACACCATTAAACCTTTATTCGAACCACAGCAGCCGTTTTAGATGAATTCCAGATCTCCTACGTCATGAATTTTTCATTTGCAGAGGACACTTGCCTTATTGCACGTCTTCCTgcttgcattttttaaaaaaaaaaattactctcCAGCTGAATCACATTCAAAGCGATTCTCTTCCCACGTGTGTCACACATTTTCCCCCTTTGCCCCTGTTTACCCAGCTTTCCGCAGTGATAAGCATCCCGTTATGGCAGTGGTTTCTGCAGAGGTTTGGGAAGAAGACGGCGGCTTTCTGCGGTATCACAGTGAGtactctgtttttattttggtttgccAACACAGACGGATACACTTTGATGTTTGTGCCATCTTGTGGGCAAAGTCATGAATGCAGCGTCCCCGTGTGGAATAACAGAAGCACccttgaaaaatgttgttttaagaagactttttgttttgtgtctctctccactCGATCTAGTGGATCATGCCGTTCACCATGATGCTGGTCTTCATCCCCAACGTGGTGGTGGCCTACGTCGTGGCTGTCTCCTCTGGGCTCAGCGTGGCTGCTTCGCTCCTGCTGCCGTGGTAAGACCATGAGAGGGTCCATCACATCTTGATCTTTGTCACTTTTCAGTTGTCAGAATTTCTACATATTTGCAAAAGAcgacaagaaaacaaacacaagcaatgTGTTAGACCCAAGTAGAATACACACTTCCTGGTCCTTATCCAAATCCAGATGTAGCTACCTCAAGATTTGCAGGGAAGATAATTATTTCCTCCCCCCTTTTCCATCACATGTAAGATTTCAACTCCACCAaatcaattattaaaaatgGTTCAGATCAGGGCTGCTCAAAGTGAGGCCCGCGGGCCAAAGTTGGCCCGGCCACAAGGTTCACTTTGCCTCTCCAGATGTTCTGAGTGCAAAAAATGACCATTTAAAAAACTGTTATATTattaatgctgttttattttaaatttaaaatgctcTTTGAATATGAAGGATGCCTGATTAAGTCCACCACGTAAACAAATTTTGGATCCTAGTACCATTTTTCATCTCTGATAATACAGTAAGTATTTGTATGGATGCCCATTTCAGCTGGTTAAagattaaagagaaaaaaacatactcatctgtaaatgtaaaagatttGCATGTTGAGTCATAATTATTAGATCACggagaaaaaaagtcatataTATGAGATTTTAAACAGTCAAAATTGAGAAAACAGTCATATTTATAggataaaatgtcacaattatCAAATAAAGAGTGTAAATCATGAGTTAAAGTCACAATTAAAGTCAAAATTGACATAAAATCGTGATgatgagataaaacatttatctctCAATTATAACTTACAATGTAAACGTTTGATAAGGATAAGTTTTcatgaatttcttttctttaactggcGTAAAATGGCTTCCATACGTTTGCTTTGGCCCGcaattaagtttcagttttggccctctAAGGGGAAAAAGTCTGGGCTCCcctggttttctttcttttacagatTTGAACTAAGCCTTTAAAAGTGGCTGCATCCATTCTGAGGTCACATGAATCAAAagtttcttcctctctggtgCTTCAGTTTCCTGCGAGCTAGGTAGATCGGAGTCCTGCTGCACGTCTGTCTGCGCCGCGGTCGTGCTGCTCATGTCAGTTCCCTTTGATTCGATATCAAAGCGGCATTAGCCGAACCACAATAGTGCGCCGAGAAGTCGTCAGTGGTGCCTGTGTGTCCGTTCGCTTGGGTCACGTCCCAGTCATGAAAGTGATGTCATCTTCACGAATTAGAGGCGGCGTCTACTATAAATCTATACCATCACAGAGTTAAAACAACACCAGAGATAAAGCAGACTTCTTCTCCATGTCCCTTCCCTCGAACCCCAAATTACAGGGGCCCTGCCACGGGGGGGTCATGTTTAGTTTGGAAGGGGCCGATTGTTCCTCCTGCCTGGCACCGCCCGCTGCTCATCATCTAATCGTGTTATTAGCTCTGTAATTTCAGCCCACCGGTTTAACAGAGCGCTATAAGTAGACCTACATCATCAGCTGCTAGCATCTTGACTGGCTGGTTGTATAAGATGATTAAAGTAAGAACGCGAGGGAGGTCTTAGGGACACATCAGCTTAAAATTTTGTCATCTCACGAGTGACGTTGAGTATTAAGGACAAAAGACACGTGTTCACAAAATccagcaaaaagagaaaaaacaaaaccctcttTAActctgcatgtatgtgtgtgctacTCAGGTCTATGCTGCCAGATGTGGTGGACGACTTCAGATTGGCCAACCCTTACTCCAAAGGCCATGAAGCCATCTTCTACTCCTTCTACGTGTTTTTCACCAAGTTTGCCGCTGGTATCTCCCTGGGAGTGTCCACCCTGTGTCTGGAGTAAGTGTGCATCGCCATCACACATGCACCATTAACTTAAACACTCTATAATGTCTCGCGTCTGCACTCAGCGTGTCATGAtacctcacaaaaaaaaatgcattaaccCCCAGATCTGATTTATGGCCGTCATGTGAGAGGTGTCGGGTTCGCTCATGTGCAGCGCTGCAGCGTCAGGCTGGATGTCGAATTTCCGTATTAAAATAACACCTCTGCGCGTTTGTGTGTCCGTGTAGATTTGCAGGGTATGACACCGGCGCCTGCAAGCAGCCAGCTCCCGTGGTGTACACCCTGAAGCTGCTGATCGGTGCTGCTCCCGTGGCCTTCATTGTCACGGGGTTGATGATCCTACTGCTCTATCCCATCAGCGAAGACGTACGGCTCAGGAATAAAGTCTGCCTGGACGAGCTACGGTGAGTGGAgatcataaataaatgacacaagCAGTCCACTAATTTTACACACTTAGTTCAGTTTATAATCCATAAGGTGTAACTGTACCTGTAAATACATCTGTATAATGTCATATGTTGGTCTGAAGGGGACTTTCtaaagtttgaaaaaaacaaccctgatgacatcaagGTTATGTTTTttaaccctgatgatgtcatgaattttctttagtttagtttgacACTTGTGGAGACTAACCTGTGATGCATTTTGGGAATTGTAGGATCCACCATTTCTGAAGCCTGACATATGCTAGGCAATTGAAGCCAAGATATCTTGGACACTACTTGTTTGAGTTTTTGATTGAAAGTCTGCCTGAGAAAGAGTTGTCatttaataaaaatacaaaaaaagaatcatGTTTTATGTAGAATATTATGATGTTAGTACGTCCCTCCTATTAACTGATCATATTCTGCGTGTAGAATCTGAAAATCAACTAATAACTGTAGGTAAAAGTCAAAACTTGCCCttaatatataaatgaaaagataaaagaaagtaCAAGCACTTTAACTGTATTCGATACAGTACTTAagtgtacttagttactttccacagATGCTATTAATGTAAACACATTATCCATTCTGCCATCTCCCACAGGAAACAAAGCATCGGCTCCAGAACGATGGAGGATCTGAGTAACGTGTGATTCCGGACCTTGAATGAAGtgaactcacaaaaaaaaaaaaaaaacaagccacgTGTTCCGGCAACGCAAGCTGGGAATGTTGTTCATTAGTGTATAttacactgagaaaaaaaacccaagttaaatctgttttaatgtaaacatttttgtttcattttcacatgtactgtacagtcATCTtggatatatagatatattataAGATTACCTAATttatataaatgaatgtatatcattatttgctgtgttttagcTCTACaatgctgttatttatttatgatatgTGATTACTGAGGGCTGACGAGacgaaatgaataaatgttgtagAGGCTGTTTGGTAGATCGTACAACGTGTGCTGCGCGTTTCTTTGCTGAAGTAAataacacacagaggagagcaCGATAGTTACAcaaatttaatatttaaagagcTACCAAAAGATCTATTTTATCGACATGCACATTTATACTTCTTTGGTCTTCTTGCGAGCTCTGAATGCAAACAGCTAAGTTTCTGTGGAGTGTTCCCCCCTCTAGTGGCCAGTTGTGTTCATAACATTGCAACTGACTCATTTTTAAGATATTCTCAGAGGGCCTGAGTAAAAAGGTTCAATGATACGAGGAACATTTGAACAAAAGTGGAATTTCAGAATGGGTAAAACGTTCATTTTATGGGTGAAATCTTGATTccgttaaaaagaaaaatacagaaagaaaacaaaacgttTACATCTTGCATTAGCTTCGATTCTTCTCGTCTTGTATCAGGACGTCAGGACGATTGACAGCATGtctcaaacacaccaaaaaacacactcaaagcTGTTTGTACAgtcacatgatgatgatgatgatgatgagtcaCAAGATTTAGACCTCAACATCTCAACTGCATTTTGTCGACAGAAAACCATGTAAATATCTCGGCATCGGCAGCCCTTCTTAAAATCTGTTTaagtacaaaaataaatttGACATATAACTCTGGGTGTCTGCATTAGTGAGGTTCTGCGTGCATTCTTGGATCcagacaaatacattaaaagttACTACTGTGTGAGTCCATAAACTGAGGTGTGTGTTGGGAGGCACTAATATACGGGAGCCTCTGTAGTTGTGTTGGGGTTTTGGCAGGGGGCCGGACTGGACGGGCAGGAGGTCTCCGGACTCCCGGGAGCCCGTAGGTTTGTTTTCCGCTTCCCGTTCCGCACTGTAAGCTCCTCCTTGGGTTTGAACGTCAGAGGCACGAAGCCATCTGGATCTGCCACGAGAACAACCCATAAGGgacctgtgaaaacaacatgagaTAAAAGTGTTAAACTGCTGCCAAAAATGTAGTCTGTGACAGCGGTGACCTGCTGCCGTGTTCAGGGAcagtcacctctgctgcagcaacaataCACTATAGCCATTAAATGGACGtaagctgcttttgttttaaagccTCTAATCTGACCTAGGCTTTTAATCACTTCCAATTATAGCTTATGCACCTTAACGCAAGAACAATGCTAGAATGCGCAGTCCAAGACTGTACAGTAAAACACAAGGTTTTTTATCCATTCAAATCCTTCCAAAGAGGAATACGAAGAGTTTCCACCTTTGTTCCttcaattttaatttattgGTTAATCTCATAGGCAAAGCAACGCCAAAGGTTTTTGGAAGGAAGCTAAGACTCCTCTTCTAACAATTTAGAGATTTAAATGGACACCAATCTTAAACTTAAGCCTTGAAAGTGATGTAGGGTTTGTCATTTCAAAGAACAGAGGCAATATTTTAACCACAAACTTTACAGGCTTCACGTACCATACATCATCTCCACTATA
This region of Acanthopagrus latus isolate v.2019 chromosome 22, fAcaLat1.1, whole genome shotgun sequence genomic DNA includes:
- the mfsd2b gene encoding major facilitator superfamily domain-containing protein 2B isoform X1 translates to MAAESGRVVIEEQEELPASGAVTHVHHTHTRSQSHIQFQPLTHTNQWQAARTLAHTRSHSHTHFNTQSQKYSCRLTHSLSAMAKGERGAQGPAGKLIKPTEPLFPKTPQQTELGHKLTLCSKLCFAIGGAPKEVAASATAFFLQIYLLDIAQINAFQASMVLFIGKAWGAVTDPVVGFFITKSRWTKIGRLMPWMVGCTPFLVVSYFYLWFVPPFISGRFIWYLGFYCLYQTLITCFHVPYSALTMFLSTDQRERDSATAYRMTMEVLGTLVGAAIQGQIVASAHTLKHCPPHNMTAGYLGNSSGAEIVKSLVRSQEYLSHSKEVYMIAAGVIGGVFLVCTLVMFLGVKERDGEFLSDPYAPRTEKQIPFYQGFILVMRHGPYLTLTAAFLFITVAIQLIQSNFVLFCTYAADLRDHFQNIVLTILLSAVISIPLWQWFLQRFGKKTAAFCGITWIMPFTMMLVFIPNVVVAYVVAVSSGLSVAASLLLPWSMLPDVVDDFRLANPYSKGHEAIFYSFYVFFTKFAAGISLGVSTLCLEFAGYDTGACKQPAPVVYTLKLLIGAAPVAFIVTGLMILLLYPISEDVRLRNKVCLDELRKQSIGSRTMEDLSNV
- the mfsd2b gene encoding major facilitator superfamily domain-containing protein 2B isoform X2; its protein translation is MAAESGRVVIEEQEELPASGAVTHVHHTHTRSQSHIQFQPLTHTNQWQAARTLAHTRSHSHTHFNTQSQKYSCRLTHSLSAMAKGERGAQGPAGKLIKPTEPLFPKTPQQTELGHKLTLCSKLCFAIGGAPKEVAASATAFFLQIYLLDIAQINAFQASMVLFIGKAWGAVTDPVVGFFITKSRWTKIGRLMPWMVGCTPFLVVSYFYLWFVPPFISGRFIWYLGFYCLYQTLITCFHVPYSALTMFLSTDQRERDSATAYRMTMEVLGTLVGAAIQGQIVASAHTLKHCPPHNMTAGYLGNSSGAEIVKSLVRSQEYLSHSKEVYMIAAGVIGGVFLVCTLVMFLGVKERDDPYAPRTEKQIPFYQGFILVMRHGPYLTLTAAFLFITVAIQLIQSNFVLFCTYAADLRDHFQNIVLTILLSAVISIPLWQWFLQRFGKKTAAFCGITWIMPFTMMLVFIPNVVVAYVVAVSSGLSVAASLLLPWSMLPDVVDDFRLANPYSKGHEAIFYSFYVFFTKFAAGISLGVSTLCLEFAGYDTGACKQPAPVVYTLKLLIGAAPVAFIVTGLMILLLYPISEDVRLRNKVCLDELRKQSIGSRTMEDLSNV